aaaaaaaaacatcactgggacataaaataaatataattattcAGACTTTGAGTCCTGCTTGTTCTATAGTGTCCTGGGACTGTCCTCAGGAATTCTGATAGTTACAGATAAAGTTACAGCCTGTGCAGAGGTGGTGAGCAGGAAAAGAAAGTGTCTTCTCTCAGCACATGTCTAATAAAAATGCGAGAATAGTTTTTAAATTCAAGTCATTCTTGACTGTGTTTCAGTTTTGATGCACTGATACTTAACATGTTTTATAAGGTGAAAATAGAGATTTCTGTCTTGTTATTACCTTTGTAAAAAGTATGGTAAAAATGAAAGAGAGAACTGGTGGGCCTGGTTTTTTAAAGATATATGTTGTATTGTAGAATGCATGTAGCATGAATcacagtcagtttttttttcattcagtgcCACTAGAGTGGTTGCATGGTTAAAACATACTCTGCTGACAACTGAAACAGTCACTGgttatcaaagaaaaaaaaaaacaattcacgTCCGTtctaaaagaaaatgatttgcaGCCTAAACATATTTTAGCAAAAGAATGAAACGACTTTAAAGAATATTCCATCAAATATATGATACAAAAATCAGCAATTTAATAACACTAAAACTTCAGCTATGAATAGAAGCATATATATAGCCACCTGTCATCAATACACTGATACAAAAATCAATAAGGCATTTTATTATCACTAAAActtcaaacaaataaacaaactggAACTAAACAGGTTTTTAAACTAGTTTTAATAGATATTATTCTTCCTCATACATATGTTGAGATTCAGGTATTCTATGTTATTCTATTTTAACTTTGGAGAATTCTAACTAATACCAATTTAATTATCTAGATATAGGTTCTATGAAGTCtattcatatatacatatatgctgTTTCAAAGGCTTGTTTTTGATAGTCAGGTTCTTTCATTGTCAAAGGAGGAGTTAAGGAGTGGTCACAGCAAGAAGACCACTTCCCCCCAATAAGAATTACTTGTAAactgaacagaaactaaacagaaaTTCACTTCTATCTGACCATCACACAATGCAGATCTTTGTGCTGATCCTTGGGATTGTGCTGCTCCCTAAAGGCAAGTTTTTGTTCAGTTATCTgttctttaacatttttaaaccaGCAAGTTCTGTAATATTcaatgaaatgttttcttttttaatgcttttacaACAAGTGTCATTACATCTTAGTAAAGGTTTGTCAATTCTACAAATGATTGCACTATTTATTGTACTGTTAGCCATCTatttttcaaactgttttaGTGAATGTTTTAGAATATGTCCATGCATTGGAAGCAAGAGAAAGTTTACTTGtctttatctttgttttatCAGCCTGTGCTTTGAAATGTTACGAATGCATACCGGACCTCTCTGGAAGCTGCGCTCAGACAACAAAAGAATGTCCTTCCAACACTCAGTGTGCATCAGTCAGAATAGCTTCATACGCAGGTTTGATTTTGTATAGTTCttattttattcttcttttaaaCTGGTTCAGTTTTCAATGGTTCGTCTTTTTGTTGCAGGTGGTTCAAAACTGGTTGATATTAAAGGTAAAAGTTGTGCTGCGGCTGAGGAGTGTGTTCAGGCCTCAATCAACTTTGGAGGCGCCCGAACTCTAATTACCAGCAAGTGCTGCACCTCTGATCTTTGCAACTCTCAAGATGCCCCTGGTAATTTCTATCATGCTTCTTGGTATTTTGAAATCTAATTTCCTGTTCTtgaaacttaaaaaataaaaaatctttttatcaAATATGTTGAGAAATTTTAAAGTGGGTCAATCGTCGTATTTGCTTGAATAGATCAGGGCAAAATAATCAATCTGTGAAAATTTCCTGATTGAAAATTCTCAAACAAACATATTAGTAACATATTGttttctgttggttttttttccaagcTGATGTTTTTGGCACACAGTTAAAATAAGCAGGGAaacaaatattacaaatatttctGTATTCAACAGAGGGCAGCATCTCATCTCCAAATGGGAAAAAGTGCTTCCAATGTGTTGGAAACGATTGCACACAAACTCTAAACTGCAACGGAAATGAGGACCACTGCATCTCATCAGCAAGTAATATACCGACAGGATtcagtgtctgcatgtttgttctTTTCTGCTCAGACAAATGTTCTGTTATTCCTTCCTTTCATTTCCTCAGTGACTGCAGAAGGACAAAAGGTGACTGTAAAGGGCTGCGCCTCCAAGCTGATTTGCTCAAGCACACAATCTCCACAGATCACAGGAAtcactgcagcagaaatcaGCTGCTGCCAGGGTGACCTCTGCAACAGTGCTGGGATGACAACTACATCACAGCCCAGTAGTACAACTGCTGGCACTACAGCTGTTGGCCGTCTGCTCTTTGTCACAACGCTGATCTCTCTGGTCTTGTTCTCTTAGCTGATGAAACAACAGCATCACATCCCAGCTTTTCATATGACTGTCACAATGTTTCCTCCCATTTCACCAGACCTTAAAAAATTATTGAAAATTTTGTAACTAAATATAATTTTCggtttgtggaaaaaaattaaCGAATAAATTTCTTAAAATCCTATATGCATCTCTGTTTCCTTTAAGTCTCAAAATCATTTTGCACGCACATTTAAAGGTTATCGTAAGGAGTCAGTGAGACATTTTCCTGAATTAATAGAaaagtaaaatacaaatatggTGGATTTTGacaattaaattcaaatttcaaattcaaattttatttgtcacacacacacaaccatacacagtatgacatgggggtgaaatgcttgtagctgtacaatgcccgaccattaaatgacagaagaaaagttctacaatatttacaatttactacaaaaatttacaaattaacttaggaatttacagtaaagaatgtgcaaatagcagaagagatgataaagataaggattataaattataggaattataggattataggaaatgtgtggtggtgcgtgtggtgacgtgtgtgagagtccagtcttatagtgacgtgtttgggagagtccagtcctacagctggttcaggccccgaatagcctgggggaagaagctcctcttcattctctctgttttggccttaagggagcggaagcgcttcccagacctcaacagtgagaagagtccattgttgggatgggagaggtccatcataatcttcctagctttggacttgcaccgcttggtgtagatggacagcaggtcagggagctctgattgaatgatgcgctctgccgagcgcaccaccctttgcagatctcgtctatcctgcttggtgctgttcccaaaccaggtgcagatgtttgacgtcaggacgctctcgatggtgcaggagtagaagttcttgagcaccttcagtggcagatgaaagcctctaagtcttctgaggaagaagagacgctgacgggctttcttaaccagggtgttgatgtgacaggaccatgacaggtcctgagtgatgtggacacccaggtatcggaaactgtccactctctccactggcgtgccactgatgatgaggggtttgtaattcctcgcctgctttgtagtgaagtccacgatcagctccttagtcttgctgatgtttaggaggaggttattctcctggcaccaggtctccaggttcctaatctcctccaggtaggccgtctcgatgttgtcggagatcaggcccacaacagcagtgtcgtcagcaaacttgacaatggaggtggtgtcggatgtggctacacagtcataagtgtacagtgagtacagcagggggcttaaaacacagccctgaggcactccagtgctgagtgagatggagggggagacttgttttcccaccctcactgattggggtctgtctgtgaggaagttgaggatccactgacacagtgatgagctgagtcctagatccgtcaacttggtgaaaagcttagagggaattattgtgttgaatgctgaactgtagtccacgaacagcatcctaacataattccctctgccagtgtccaggtgactcagggatgtgtggagcaggtgagatatggcatcgtctgtggaacgattagtccggtaagcaaactgaagtgagtcgatggtgggaggaagtgaagaagtgatgtgatctctcatcagtctttcaaaacacttcatcacaattgaagtcagtgctactggacggtagtcattgtggcaagcgggctgttgtttctttggaacagggacaataatggaccatttgaagcacgtgggaaccacagcttgggccagggagaggttgaagatctccgtgaacaccggtgctagttgatcagcgcaggctctaaggacccggccagggattgcatctggtcctgctgccttcctggtgttcaccctcctgaaggtgttcctcacggcatgctctgtgatgacgaatgcattttcttcactggtgtactccgagcgcgcgcagccgtttgttgttttaattgctgcggcgtcgaagcgagcataaaacgtgttcagctcatcagccagtgaagcatcggcattcatcattgaagaagctggtcgtttatagtccgttatagtccgcagtcctttccacaggctcctagagtcgcactgtcgtagctgtgactctagtttttccccgtagctccgctttgcctttcggaccgcgctgcgcacgttgtaggacgcagccttgtataggtccatattaccggagacaagcccttcattgtaggcagcggtgcgtgatctcagagcgtcgcggatgtttttatccacccacggcttctggttgggaaacgttcggatgatagttctttctgctgtgtcgtccgctagtttcccgataaatcccacaaccgcttccgtaaacatgttgatgtcatcagagctgcgccgaaacatgtcccagtctgcgtcatccagtgcgtcctgcagcgcggccaccgattggtccgtccagcgagcgacctccctcctgattggtggttgctgctttagcctttgtttgtaagcaGGTATGAGGAAGATGGTGGAATGGTCCGATTTTCCAAATGCCGGCAGGGGTTGAGCCTTGTAACAGTTCTTGAAcggggtgtagcagtggtctaatgtcctcgtgCCCCGGGTGGGGCAGTTGATGTGCTGGTGAAGGTTGTGAAATGTCCGTTTGAGATTCACtctgttaaaatctcccataaCAATGAGTGCGGCATCTCGGTGAAtgtttgttgatgtgtgagAGCCTCATGTAGCTCACATAAGGCAGTGTCCGAGTCCGCGTGAGGCGGAATGTAAACAGTGCAGGCAATGACCGCAGtgaattcccgagggagatagaaaggGCGACACTTAACGATCAAAAGCTCCAGATTGGGCGAGCAAGAGCGTGTGAGtggggagatgtttgtgctgtcgcaccatctgttgttcaccatcaaacacactccaccacctcttttcttccccgactccattgtcctgtccatgcggtaaaCCGAAAAGAACCCCGTCGGCTGCACGGCGTGGTCTGGtatcgctgggttcagccaagtctcggtgaagcagaggaggttgcagtcccgaatgtctctctggaacttgattctggctctgaggtcatcaagcttgttctcgaTGGATTGAACATTGGCTAGCAGGATACTGGGCATGGGTGCGCGGTGTGCGCGAGCCCGTAGCCTGTTCCTGATGCCTGTTCCTGAAATATGTGTAAACAGAATAGCACAGAGTTAGTGAAGGAGTGCTTACAGTGCAAAGTGTACTCATTATTCTTGAACTGTCACCTACTAACTGCCTTTCAAGTTTGTGTGACTAACACACAACCAGATGATGATGTAGAGTCAAAAGTGTAAATACACTGATCATGGGCATTATTGGTCCAGCTAGGTTTGGgtgatttgcatttttttttttgcagattgtaTTTACTCTAATATAATCTATTTAGAgtatttatattataatatattatattataatctaatttattatattagattatataataattatataataatctAATACAAACTCATATAAGATTTGTTTGATGTTCTggcataaacacacatatgAATACATTCTTAAAATGTATGTGTacgcagtgttgggaaggttacttttaaaatgtattccattacagaatacagaatacatgccccaaaatgtattctgtaacgtattccgttacgttactcaatgacagtaacgtattctgaatactttggattacttaatatattatcatgctttttacaacaacgtgaatgtactaatgctgtgtgatttattactattactgaaggtccgcgtctccgaactgtagtaaagggacctctgactaatacggcggggtctctgtcggctcgtagccgaaaaatagctttactttgttgtgtgggtcaacttttcttgcgagagacagagagaggcgttgaaagactgctccaattgttttcggaggaaaacacgaacacggtgtacagtcgagtcttaatagtttacttacaactgggctcgtcaggcactcttcttggctgaagtggttgttattatatttacatgcttccagctcccgtttttcctcgatgacaactcgtacctttccactcccctttttctccctcctcgctcacagacccataacgtgtatggcagtccattctccctgcagcacggactacactgcccatgatgctacattctttagagctatgcttgtagcattctgcctattagcttagcacaacaacaacaacaacaacgaaaaggcgctctctcacccaggaaacacacagtcgcagagagagagagagagcgtcgccctgtaaccatggcaaccgtaacgctgccgcctggaacaacagaacgcagctgtcaaacaaaacccaaacagtcctgacccgcgacaatatgaaacaggaaagtaccgcagtgtaatccatttatttcaacaaagtaactgtattctgaataccacctttttaaacggtaactgtaacggaatacagttactcatattttgtatttttaatacgtaacggcggtacatgtattccgttactccccaacactgtgtgtACGCGATAGTCAATATTATGGGTTATCAAATTAATAAGACATAAAGAAAATATGGCTGAACTAATCTACCGAtccgcagtaactcgttaacagaTTTGCCGcattatggcgttaatgtcattttaaggagattaacgctgacagcactagtgggaatccaatgaatatgactgcacatttacaccgacatcatcctagtgcaaaggcaaatggaagcagacaaaaactacggagccccgcaggggacatgggagaaaaaaaattagggagaaaaaaaaaattagggagaaaaaaaaaaatttaagacggacttttgcgagatctcgcaaaagtattgcgagagctcgcaaaagtattgcgagatcccgagtttgttttgcgagatctcgcaaaactccaacaatggcggcagctacttagttgtaatattactctttctgggtcacaaaatacacttttaagatattttgaggcgtgaatgtagttgtgtaaacatcagatacctgctcggtttacaagacatcacatacttgcaaaagtgctccaacgtttttggagatctgacacccactagctcgaagctaacgggaggtcgagacctactacagcccggaggaacaccgctttcccggcacatcgtgcctcgacctcccggtcggcttcgagctggcggccaCTAGCTTGAAGCTAACGGgcggtcgagacctactacagccgggaggaacaccgctttcccggcacatcgtgcctcgacctcccggtc
The DNA window shown above is from Astatotilapia calliptera chromosome 11, fAstCal1.2, whole genome shotgun sequence and carries:
- the LOC113032507 gene encoding phospholipase A2 inhibitor and Ly6/PLAUR domain-containing protein-like isoform X1, whose amino-acid sequence is MQIFVLILGIVLLPKGKFLFSYLFFNIFKPASSVIFNEMFSFLMLLQQVSLHLSKACALKCYECIPDLSGSCAQTTKECPSNTQCASVRIASYAGGSKLVDIKGKSCAAAEECVQASINFGGARTLITSKCCTSDLCNSQDAPEGSISSPNGKKCFQCVGNDCTQTLNCNGNEDHCISSAMTAEGQKVTVKGCASKLICSSTQSPQITGITAAEISCCQGDLCNSAGMTTTSQPSSTTAGTTAVGRLLFVTTLISLVLFS
- the LOC113032507 gene encoding lymphocyte antigen 6B-like isoform X2, translated to MQIFVLILGIVLLPKACALKCYECIPDLSGSCAQTTKECPSNTQCASVRIASYAGGSKLVDIKGKSCAAAEECVQASINFGGARTLITSKCCTSDLCNSQDAPEGSISSPNGKKCFQCVGNDCTQTLNCNGNEDHCISSAMTAEGQKVTVKGCASKLICSSTQSPQITGITAAEISCCQGDLCNSAGMTTTSQPSSTTAGTTAVGRLLFVTTLISLVLFS